A window of Echeneis naucrates chromosome 13, fEcheNa1.1, whole genome shotgun sequence contains these coding sequences:
- the LOC115052519 gene encoding T-box transcription factor TBX1-A, which produces MAGPQLAQNCGLSRPCCADVGSLMSAKAPQVSGVRVQLEMHMLWQQFDQLGTEMIVTKAGRRMFPTFQVQISGMDPAAEYVLLMDFIPVDDKRYRYAFHSSSWLVAGRADVAAPSRMHFHPDSPARGAQWMKQTVSFDTLKLTNNLLDDNGHMILNSMHRYQPRFHVVYVDPSPNSHLQACRNFCSFSFPETRFMAVTAYQNHRITQLKIASNPFAKGFRTTDPKDWGMSISDSVGVGNSRPLAVRCPQEGITEPLTNKPEEQTCWGFRTSAHEERGLLLSEQSGLFQHNKDSVGLTMERRDVDSILAPASFLPFASYWDCDAAGRMEEEEEVKDWRLATEMNRSGKGEDADYGCPPVDDCFGRLT; this is translated from the exons ATGGCTG GTCCTCAGCTGGCTCAGAACTGCGGACTGTCTCGGCCCTGCTGTGCAGATGTGGGGTCACTGATGAGTGCCAAGGCCCCCCAAGTCAGTGGGGTCAGAGTTCAATTGGAGATGCATATgctttggcagcagtttgaccAGCTGGGCACAGAGATGATTGTTACCAAAGCTGGACG aagGATGTTTCCAACATTCCAGGTGCAAATCTCTGGGATGGATCCTGCTGCTGAATATGTTTTGCTTATGGACTTCATACCTGTTGACGATAAAAGATAcag ATATGCGTTTCACAGTTCATCCTGGTTGGTGGCGGGGCGAGCAGATGTTGCAGCCCCAAGCAGAATGCATTTCCACCCAGACTCACCAGCCCGTGGAGCCCAGTGGATGAAACAGACTGTGTCCTTTGATACCCTCAAGCTTACCAACAACTTGCTGGACGACAATGGacat ATGATTTTAAACTCCATGCATCGCTACCAGCCACGCTTCCATGTGGTGTATGTGGATCCATCACCAAACAGCCACTTACAGGCATGCAGAAACTtctgctctttctccttccctgaGACACGCTTCATGGCTGTCACTGCCTATCAGAACCACCGG ATCACCCAGCTAAAAATTGCTAGCAACCCGTTTGCTAAAGGCTTCAGGACTACAGACCCCAAGGACTGGGGAATGTCTATCAGTGATTCTGTTGG GGTAGGTAATTCCAGGCCCCTTGCAGTGAGGTGTCCACAAGAGGGCATAACGGAGCCCCTCACCAACAAACCTGAGGAGCAGACATGCTGGGGTTTCAGGACATCAG CACACGAAGAAAGAGGCCTATTGCTTTCGGAGCAGAGTGGATTGTTCCAGCACAACAAGGACTCTGTGGGACTCACCATGGAGAGGAGAGATGTGGACAGCATATTAGCacctgcttccttccttccgTTCGCTTCCTACTGGGACTGT GATGCAGCGGGGcggatggaggaggaggaggaggtgaaggactGGAGGCTGGCTACAGAAATGAACCGGTCGGGGAAGGGGGAGGATGCGGATTACGGCTGCCCGCCGGTGGACGACTGTTTCGGTCGTTTGACGTGA
- the cep164 gene encoding centrosomal protein of 164 kDa: MTAAALIGDQLILEEDYDENYIPSEQEIKEYAREIGIDPDSEPELLWLAREGIVAPLPPEWKPCQDVTGDIYYFNFSSGQSTWDHPCDEHYRRLVTQERERIQLTTTTGATGLKKDKDKKKKKDKKEKKEKKKKEPFKTPGALTSALGPLPSPLGSLAPLRGLDAPGPAPLSGSAPALRGSLSSSGGLEPLKASLGGLRGSGTLSALGSRQEERVSLTLPGFEDDDNDDDKISENELSPHSSHRLLKNLHLDLDALGGGLQYEDSEEDTGKAPLEERTEPELQDLALSGDHSLEPPSQQDSLRGRHLHMSPRTGSRNHISEVGASPTSPEPDHSAEHSTREVAEDLNEVEEEEDGGEFGEDEGGDEAGQEKGEEGNKEDQDEGKSQCKDEEDGMEEEQAENKSAVESKEYQQENEEEEECCEGEGGEKDEGSGQVTENRKVSEKQRSSEGEEDGSNDEKVESLFGSKDDETKVREEDLSSDEAVESLKEEIQGEEQNVEEEIDSDEVVENCFKRDRDERSEDDKDELKRSINDEEGQSESKEEEAELSRAGEQEKEKAEQDGKSEEDLERCSLSQRNLTESDEEILERYLLSEGGETERKGMDVEDQSDGQNPPAVLASEEEVIEVFKMEAARIQPAELGQEIKTLGQMRETLAKEMESVSKKSILPSEESETSKNIGEASFSIDAKLSENVCDINDLSDTASPVEKQNRKETKEDEENNGESKKKAPEAAKRHLLGEDRSNPSPAHTVDRLVLHQSSPSPTVSISSHSERGVKLQPKAKGLGISVGLQRPETARGRLVRTSNAQLEDAEPPELNRDNSLDEEPSWRVKKDKERKEREEEEERRRAEREERSLRERLEERKKADQEVEDERKQMMREKEKRISLLQEDLRREEEEEERKMKKESEERLRNLQQHLESKRREEEARLAEESHRMMEELRESVQREREKQQQKLREENEATLKELQITLEKERAVERDRLEAQKRLEIDRLQAELEEELQAERSRLQGEREEKLNSIKQEVKNTERRRELIVSSRPEHHLAEYHRELSDVLQEVREEVQRDHDRKLEQLKEDHRREMNNIREKYLDEETTQRERLLSTLQEDRERLQASHTVQLEKLRLQLDTQIQKTQLKHSRKESELQDLADQLELRAKELKSREAMLQTKVADLKRRRRKLGEEEEEVDRHLETLPQLLRERDQLKEELDRMREEKHQARELIQRAREEEQRQREERDKAREESRRAKDDKERLESKVMLLQERCDRLSHTVSELEQNRGASASTRQEPKQDKKKEEETEVPAPSSDKRDSLLHIEDLDAPPSPVPDSQSSMDEFRRYISSHGASIQKTKAFLEREGSRLMERQAALRVAQASSSQDPNHVGGVTEEMIRNLMQEASNVAELQQTVQRGNSLLRRKEEQLQQLEISIAEEPLFEDQSQLAGERKVTFDVTESDFSSTVDQPDGTGDHTTVPAKVQELTASLQHISGQLNTVLGALGSLAQRQSAASYTAFPLPLSQPYSTTASTSIPVMPQLHATTLGSLATPPTARVPEPTWTPQGNSAAAPLYSTPISSELRASEDVINSRWSQIFPGAAMNPITSSTVRTSSVYSPYSPVSGHSRNLQSLQKSVEVDGQRLQGLIDGNKRWLEMRKKDTSIPLFTRYQAPSSKSSLVQLGLDDNNQIRVYHY, from the exons AtgactgcagctgctctcaTTGGAGACCAGCTGATTCTTGAAGAGGACTATGATGAGAACTATATACCCTCTGAACAAG AGATTAAAGAGTACGCAAGAGAGATCGGCATTGATCCCGACAGTGAGCCGGAGCTCCTGTGGCTGGCCAGGGAGGGCATTGTTGCCCCTTTGCCTCCTGAATGGAAGCCTTG cCAGGACGTAACTGGTGACATTTACTACTTCAACTTCTCTTCGGGACAGTCCACCTGGGATCACCCCTGCGACGAGCACTACCGCCGTCTGGTGACCCAGGAGCGTGAGCGCATCCaactcaccaccaccacagggGCCACAGGGTTAAAGAAGGATaaggacaagaagaagaagaaagacaaaaaagagaagaaagaaaaaaaaaagaaggagccATTTAAGACTCCCGGA gcaCTGACTTCAGCTCTGGGACCGTTACCGTCCCCGTTGGGCAGCCTGGCCCCTCTGAGAGGTCTAGATGCCCCTGGTCCAGCTCCACTGTCTGGATCTGCCCCTGCTCTCCGGGGGTCCCTCAGCAGTTCTGGAGGGCTGGAGCCCCTCAAGGCTTCCCTAGGA GGTCTTCGAGGCAGTGGGACATTGAGTGCTTTAGGTAGCaggcaggaggagagagtgTCCCTTACTCTGCCTGGTTTCgaagatgatgataatgatgacgACAAAATCTCAGAAAACGAG ctgagCCCCCACAGTTCACACAGGCTGTTGAAGAACCTCCACCTGGACCTGGATGCCCTTGGAGGGGGTCTGCAATATGAG GACAGTGAAGAAGACACTGGTAAAGCTCCCCTGGAAGAGAGGACTGAGCCAGAGCTTCAGGACTTGGCCCTTTCTGGAGACCACAGCCTTGAACCACCGTCCCAGCAg GACTCTTTGAGGGGCCGCCACCTCCACATGTCCCCACGTACGGGCAGCAGAAACCATATCAGTGAGGTTGGGGCCAGTCCTACCAGCCCTGAGCCAGACCACTCTGCTGAACACTCAACACGGGAGGTAGCAGAGGACTTGaatgaggtggaggaagaggaggacggaGGAGAGTTTGGAGAGGATGAGGGTGGGGACGAAGCAGggcaggagaaaggagaggaagggaatAAAGAAGATCAAGATGAAGGAAAGAGCCAATgcaaagatgaggaggatgggatggaggaagaacaggcagaaaataaatcagctgtggAAAGTAAGGAATACCAGCAggaaaatgaggaagaggaagaatgCTGTGAAGGTGAGGGTGGTGAGAAAGATGAAGGGAGTGGAcaagtgacagaaaacagaaaagtcagTGAGAAGCAGAGGAGcagtgaaggagaagaggaTGGCAGCAATGATGAGAAAGTAGAAAGCTTATTTGGAAGCAAGGATGATGAAACCAAAGTCAGAGAAGAAGACTTGTCAAGTGATGAGGCTGTGGAGAGTTTGAAGGAAGAGATACAGGGAGAGGAGCAAAATGTTGAGGAGGAGATAGATAGCGATGAAGTTGTGGAGAATTGCTTTAAAAGAGATAGAGATGAAAGAAGTGAAGACGACAAAGATGAGCTAAAGAGAAGCATTAATGATGAAGAAGGACAGAGTGAAAGTAAGGAAGAAGAGGCAGAGCTGAGTAGGgcaggagagcaggagaaggaaaaagCGGAGCAAGATGGCAAGAGTGAGGAGGATTTGGAGAGATGCTCCCTGAGCCAGAGGAATCTGACGGAAAGCGATGAAGAGATTCTAGAGAGATATTTGTTgagtgaaggaggagaaacCGAGAGGAAAGGGATGGACGTGGAGGATCAGTCAGACGGTCAAAATCCCCCAGCAGTGTTGGCGAGTGAGGAAGAAGTCATCGAGGTTTTTAAGATGGAAGCGGCTCGAATCCAACCAGCCGAACTAGGCCAGGAGATTAAAACTCTCGGACAAATGAGAGAAACTCTTGCTAAGGAGATGGAGAGTGTGTCAAAAAAAAGCATCCTTCCTTCAGAG gagtcTGAGACCAGTAAAAACATTGGGGAGGCCTCATTCTCCATTGATGCCAAG ctttctgaaaatgtttgtgacaTCAACGACCTGTCTGACACTGCCAGTCCAgtggagaaacaaaacagaaaggaaacaaaagaagacgAGGAGAATAACGGGGAGTCAAAGAAAAAGGCTCCAGAGGCTGCCAAGAG GCATCTGCTGGGTGAAGACAGAAGCAATCCCTCACCAGCCCATACAGTTGACCGACTCGTCCTCCACCAGTCCAGCCCTTCACCCACCGTCTCCATCTCTTCCCACTCAGAGAGAGGTGTCAAGCTACAACCCAAAGCCAAAGGTCTTGGTATTTCTGTGGGGCTCCAGAGGCCTGAAACTGCGAGAGGTCGGCTTGTCCGCACTTCTAATGCCCAACTCGAAGATGCTGAACCCCCCGAACTAAACAGAGATAACTCACTGGATGAGGAGCCAAGCTGGAGAGTTAAGAAagacaaggagaggaaagaaagagaggaagaggaggagaggaggagggcagagagagaggagagaagttTAAGAGAAAGGttagaggagaggaagaaggctGATCAGGAGGTGGAAGatgaaagaaagcaaatgatgagagagaaagagaagagaatatCCCTCCTCCAGGAGGACCTGAGgcgagaagaggaggaggaggagaggaaaatgaagaagGAGAGCGAGGAAAGACTGAG GAACCTGCAGCAGCATCTTGAGTccaagaggagagaggaggaggcaagGCTCGCTGAAGAGTCTCATAGAATGATGGAGGAACTCAGAGAGTCTGtccagagggagagggagaagcagcagcaaaaactCAG GGAGGAGAATGAAGCCACGCTCAAAGAGTTACAAATCACTTTGGAGAAAGAACGGGCAGTCGAGCGTGACAGGCTGGAAGCCCAAAAGAGGCTTGAGATTGACCGTCTGCAGGCAGAGCTGGAAGAAGAGCTGcaagcagagaggagcagactccagggagagagggaagagaagcTGAACTCGATAAAACAGGAG GtcaaaaacactgaaaggaGGAGGGAGTTGATTGTGAGTTCAAGACCTGAACACCACCTGGCTGAGTACCACCGAgag CTGTCTGATGTGCTCCAGGAAGTGCGGGAGGAAGTGCAGCGTGATCACGACAGGAAGCTGGAGCAGCTGAAAGAGGACCACAGGAGAGAGATGAACAACATTAGAGAGAAATACCTGGATGAG gaGACCACTCAGAGAGAGCGCTTGCTCTCCACGCTGCAGGAGGACAGGGAGCGTCTCCAGGCCTCCCACACTGTCCAGCTCGAGAAACTCCGGCTGCAGCTCGACACGCAGATACAAAAGACACAGCTTAAGCACTCGCGCAAG GAGTCAGAACTGCAGGATCTGGCAGATCAGTTGGAGCTGCGGGCCAAAGAGCTGAAGAGCCGGGAGGCCATGCTGCAGACTAAG gtAGCAGATCttaagagaaggaggaggaaactaggggaggaagaggaggaggtggacagACACTTAGAG actTTACCCCAGCTGCTCCGTGAGCGAGACCAGCTGAAGGAGGAGCTTGACaggatgagagaggagaaacaCCAAGCCCGAGAACTCATCCAGAGGgccagggaggaggagcagaggcagagagaggagagagacaaagcCAGAGAGGAAAGCAGGAGAGCAAAGGACGACAAGGAAAGACTGGAGAGCAAGgtgatgctgctgcaggagagatGTGACCGCCTGAGCCACACAGTCAG TGAGTTGGAACAGAATAGAGGAGCGAGTGCTTCCACCAGACAAGAACCTAAacaggacaaaaagaaagaggaagaaacagaggtGCCAGCGCCCTCTAGTGACAAGAGGGACTCATTACTGCACATAGAAGACCTGGATGCACCACCCTCCCCAGTGCCTGACAGCCAGAGCAGCATGGACGA GTTTCGGCGCTACATTTCCTCACACGGCGCCTCCATCCAGAAAACCAAAGCCTTCCTGGAGAGGGAGGGCAGCCGGCTGATGGAGCGTCAGGCGGCTCTGCGAGTGGCCCAGGCCAGCTCCTCTCAGGACCCCAACCATGTGGGAGGGGTGACAGAGGAGATGATACGAAACCTAATGCAG GAGGCCAGCAATGTGGCGGAGCTGCAGCAGACGGTTCAGAGGGGGAACTCTCtcctgaggaggaaggaggagcagctgcagcagcttgagATCTCCATAGCTGAAGAG CCTCTGTTTGAGGATCAATCTCAGCTGGCGGGAGAGAGAAAGGTAACCTTCGATGTGACCGAGTCAGACTTCAGCAGCACTGTGGATCAACCAGATGGGACAG GGGATCATACCACGGTCCCAGCCAAAGTCCAGGAGTTGACGGCGTCCCTGCAGCACATCTCAGGCCAGCTCAACACGGTGCTGGGTGCTCTGGGTTCCCTCGCTCAGAGGCAGAGTGCTGCGTCGTACACGGCCTTTCCTTTGCCTCTATCCCAGCCTTACTCCACTACAGCTTCCACCTCTATCCCAGTCATGCCCCAGCTGCACGCAACGACTCTCGGCTCCTTAGCCACACCTCCCACAGCGAGGGTCCCAGAGCCGACCTGGACACCTCAGGGAaactctgcagctgctcctctctaCAGCACCCCCATCAGCAGTGAACTGAGAGCCTCGGAGGACGTCATCAACAGCCGATGGAGCCAGATTTTCCCTG GAGCTGCTATGAACCCAATCACCTCCAGCACCGTGAGGACCAGCTCAGTCTACTCACCATACTCTCCTGTTAG tgGACACAGTCGTAACCTGCAGTCCCTGCAGAAGTCTGTGGAGGTGGATGGACAGAGGCTGCAGGGGCTGATCGATGGCAACAAAAGGTGGCTGGAGATGCGCAAGAAAGACACCAGCAT ACCTCTGTTCACTCGCTATCAGGCTCCGTCTTCTAAAAGTAGCCTGGTCCAGCTGGGACTGGACGATAACAACCAGATCCGAGTCTATCATTACTGA
- the LOC115052991 gene encoding apolipoprotein A-I-like has protein sequence MKFVALALALLLAVGSQAASLQADAPSQLAHLRAAVDVYLNQVKDSANRALDHLDDTEYRELKAGLSQRLDSMYNQVKAMQGAVSPITDNVVATISDATADLRASIMTDIEALKRDLEPKRAHLRDVINKHIEQYRTLMEPIINDHYARHTAEMDALRQKLEPVVEQLRQQVATNVEETKAALIPIVESVRGKLSERLESLKEMATPYVEEYKEQLKQVYNQAQNINTEELTALREKITPLAEDVKVKLQAIFEAIASTVTKS, from the exons ATGAAATTCGTGGCTCTTGCTCTTGCCCTTTTGTTGGCTGTCG GCTCTCAAGCCGCTTCCCTGCAGGCTGATGCCCCCTCTCAGCTGGCTCACCTCCGGGCTGCTGTGGATGTCTACCTGAATCAGGTGAAGGACAGTGCTAACAGAGCCCTGGACCACCTCGATGACACTGAGTACAGGGAGCTCAA ggCCGGCCTGTCTCAGCGCCTTGACTCCATGTACAACCAGGTCAAGGCTATGCAGGGTGCTGTGTCCCCCATAACAGACAACGTTGTTGCTACCATCTCTGATGCCACCGCTGACCTCCGTGCCTCCATAATGACCGATATTGAGGCCCTGAAAAGAGACCTGGAACCCAAACGTGCTCATCTGAGGGATGTCATCAACAAGCACATCGAGCAGTACCGTACCCTGATGGAGCCCATCATCAATGACCACTATGCCAGGCACACAGCTGAGATGGACGCACTGAGGCAGAAGCTTGAGCCAGTTGTGGAACAGCTGCGTCAACAGGTCGCTACCAATGTGGAGGAGACCAAGGCTGCCCTGATACCCATTGTAGAGTCTGTGCGTGGCAAGCTCTCTGAGCGTCTGGAGAGTCTGAAGGAGATGGCCACTCCTTACGTTGAAGAGTACAAGGAGCAGCTGAAACAGGTCTACAACCAGGCACAAAACATCAACACCGAAGAGCTCACCGCCCTGAGGGAGAAGATTACACCTTTGGCTGAGGATGTCAAGGTCAAGCTCCAAGCTATCTTTGAGGCCATCGCTTCTACTGTCACCAAGAGCTAA